From the Methanocaldococcus fervens AG86 genome, the window TTTCTTTTAACCAGTAACATATAAATCACCAAATATAACTTACATCGTAATTTATTTTTTTACGTATATAAATTTAGTTGTAATAAATTATAAAACATAACAGGTCAAAAAGAAATGGTGGAAGTGTTTGTCAATTAAATTTATAGGTTTATATATTTTTGCCTATGGTAGAGATTAAAATTATATAATCAACAGATAAATAAATAAGTTTGTTAAATTGTTTGCTTTGTTTTGTTTGTATTTCATTTGATTGTTAGAGGGATTTAAATGCATGAGGAAAAAATAAAAAATTATCTTGTTCTTGTTGTTGATATTGATGACGATGTCGGAAGAAAAGCCGGTTTAAATACTCCAATTTTAGGAAGAGAGAAAAATATAAAGGCTTTGATAAAGTTGGGTTTGACAGACCCTGGAGATAGTGATGTCAATGCAATACTTGGAGGAGTTAAGATATATGATGAATTGAAAGCTAGTGGAAAGGGTGTGGAGATAGCTACAATCTCTGGGGATGTTAATGTTGAGTCAGAAAAATGTGCATTAAGATTGAAAGAGCAAATAGACTTTCTATTGTATTTGTATAATCCAGACTTCATTTATTTAGTCTCTGATGGAAAAGAGGATGAAATGATTTTAAGGTATTTAGAATCAAAAAATGTATTTGTATGGAAAAAGAGGATTGTTGTTAAACAGAGTGAGACATTAGAATCTACATATTATTTAATTCAAGAATTCATAAAGAAAACTATGGAAGAATACATCCCATTAATTTTAACGTTTACTGGTTTTTCTTTAATATTGTATGCGGTGTTTGCAGATATAGGTTGGAGAATTGTTGTGGGGCTTATTGGATTATATATATTATCAGAGGGTGTAGGGGTTAGGAGATTATTGATCGAGAGGATTAAAAATAAAGAGGAATTTGCTATAGGAAGGGTTTTTCCAATATCGGCAGTTATATCTTTATTTATATTGATTATTGGACTTACATACTCGATAAGCTTAACTCGCCAATTAACAACGTTGAATGAATTTATTGGTAAATTTTTGTTACACTTTTCGAATCCTTTAGTTTTGGCACTGTTAATTTTAGTGGTAGGAAAGTTTGTAGATAACGTTATACACTCTGAACAAGAACTCTTAGAAATCTTTAAAAAGTATTTTTTCTATTTGATATGTATATTCATTGCAAGGGAGTTAATTATCAGTGGTGGAGATTATTTATTGGGTGAAATTGAGTTTATAACGTTTGTTATGTATGTTATAATCTACATATCCATTACAATCATACTATCTGTTATCCTATTCACCAAAAATTCAGATAAGGAAAAATAAAGGGCTAATATGATTACAGTAATTGCTATATCTAAGGAAGGTAGTATTGTTGAGCCAAAATTTGATGAAATTAAATTTGAAGAT encodes:
- a CDS encoding DUF373 family protein, which produces MHEEKIKNYLVLVVDIDDDVGRKAGLNTPILGREKNIKALIKLGLTDPGDSDVNAILGGVKIYDELKASGKGVEIATISGDVNVESEKCALRLKEQIDFLLYLYNPDFIYLVSDGKEDEMILRYLESKNVFVWKKRIVVKQSETLESTYYLIQEFIKKTMEEYIPLILTFTGFSLILYAVFADIGWRIVVGLIGLYILSEGVGVRRLLIERIKNKEEFAIGRVFPISAVISLFILIIGLTYSISLTRQLTTLNEFIGKFLLHFSNPLVLALLILVVGKFVDNVIHSEQELLEIFKKYFFYLICIFIARELIISGGDYLLGEIEFITFVMYVIIYISITIILSVILFTKNSDKEK